The genome window TCAGAATAATGAAAACAATTCGGAAGATAATTCTCCTAAACAGAAAAAGTCCAAATACAGTATACAAAGATACAAGGGTCTTGGTGAGATGAACGCTGACCAGCTGTGGGAGACGACGATGGACCCAGAGGCAAGGGTATTGAAACAAGTAGAAATAGACGACGCGCAAGAAGCAGATCAGATCTTCGGCATCCTTATGGGCACGGATGTTAGCGCAAGAAAATCCTTCATTCAGTCAAACGCAAAAGACGCAACACTAGATCTCTAGGAGTTACACTTCCGTAGATATAAAACCCCGCGTAGCTATTGCAGCGCGGGGTTTTATTGCCGACGTAGTGCGAGAGGAATACCAAGGCGAAGCCTTGAGTATTTCCGAGCCGAGGAGAGCAATATGAGGTTTAATACCCCGCCCCTCTGGGGCGGTCAAAGGGTGAGCGAAGCGAACACCCTTTGAGTCCAGGGCTTGCCCTGGGGTTTAATACCGATTATTTGTTCTTTGGTTTTGAGTAATTATCTAACGTAGAATTCTGTGCTTTTGATGTTATTTTTTTCTGAAGATTCCTTGACGTCGTTGGCCGGATCAGCGTTCAAGTAAAGAGTTTCTCCAGCGTGTATATCGTCAAAGGCAAGTATAAATTCAACTCTATCTCCCGGATATAGTCTTGGTTGACCTGGAGATCGATAATAATAATTATCTCGAGTTGGTAATAGGGCACTAAAATACCAGTTGTTTGGAACCATTTTAGTTCCGTCGTTCACCACATAGAACTTGATCGCCGCTCTGTCATCATCGTTTATCCTTCTTTTTTCGACAAAATCGCCGTCATTGTCTATGGATCCTGTGGCTTCAATAACCAAATTGAGATCTGAAATGCCGCTTGGATCATTTACTCTACCTTTACGCTCAATAGTGATATATTGAGGTTCTTTTGTTGTAGTTTCTTCTCCATTTTCTTTTTCGGTCTCTTCTTCATCTTCCTTGTCATCGCCATTATTATCTTCCTCGTTATCACCGTCATCATTTTCTTCGGTCTCTCCTGTTTCTGTGGCAATTTCAGTATTAACTACCGTGAGAAATACATCGGAAGTAATGTCTGACTCAAGTCCCCGTACAACAACAGGAATGTCGGTGTATCTATTATCGGTTGTAGTAATGGAGAAAGATACGGATTCTTCTATATCGTCTAGATCGATCTCATCGTTGCATGATATAGACTCTCCAAATAGCTCGACACTAGTTCCTGTATCGCATTCAAACTCGATCGTGTAACTATCGGAATCAATGCTTTTGTTTCTATGCTTTATATCTAACTCCAGAGTATCTCCAGAGTTCATCTCAGTGCTTTCCAACGTGAGTTCCAATCTCTCTTCTCCCTTAAAAAGGTTCGTTAAATTAGTACCAAGCTCTGAAATGTTTTGAGGAGCTTGTCCTGCCAACTGAAAGATACCAACTCCTAGAGCTGAAAATACCGCTAGGATCCCCGCAATTGCCAAAACGATGATCCAGGCTGGGCGTTTGCTTCTGTTATTATTTTCACTGGTCGTACCGTTGGTTATTGGACGACTAGCTTCCTCTTTTTGAGGTATATTATTTTCGTTCATTTTTGTTAATTATTAATAGTGATAAAGTAACCTATGTATTTGACATAATAGTATAATTGCTGTATAACACAGGTTCGAGAAAGAAATAACTTGTTTTTCGTAGAGTTTTGTTTCTGAAACGAATTATATATTGATTTTCAGTTCTGTCAACTCTTTTTAATATGGAAAATTTATTACAAGAAAAAACAACCAGAGTCGACGTCGCTATCTCGTTTGTCACTTTGGGCATTGTTTTTTGCCTCTTGTTTTCCTCTTTCGTTTTTACAATTTCGGTCGTAAATGCCGACGAAGAGAAAGTCAGAGATAATTCCCAGGAACTCGCTGAGGAAGAAGAAAAAGCCCTTGAAGAAACTGAAAAAACTGCTAAAAATAACCCAGAGACAACTAAAGAGAGCAGAAATTTAAAACCAGATCGAATCACAGCTCCTTCTATTGGCCTTGACGCAAAGATCAAGATGCCAAATTCAAGGGATATTGATGTCCTAGATTCAGCTCTGAAAGACGGTGTAGTCCACTATCCGGGTTCGGGGTACTTAGGGGAAAATAACGCAAATATTTTCTTGTTTGGCCATAGTTCATTTTTACCCGTTGTAAATAATCAAAACTATAGGATCTTTAACAACATCAAAGGTCTAGAAATAGGAGATGAAATAGTGATGGAGTCCGCAGGAAAAAAGTTCATCTACCAAGTTACCTCAAATAAACTAGCCAAAGATCATGAAGTTAGAGTTGATTTTGAAACGGACGAAGCCATGCTGACGCTTGCTACCTGTAATTCTTTTGGGGCTAAAGAAGACAGATTCATTGTAGAGGCAGTATTGATCAAAGAGGTTAAATAACTTGACAGTTTGGAAAATCAAGTTATAATTACTAAACAATAATTAATTAATAACATGAAATCTATACATACTAATAAGGTTGTAATTGCGGTTTTTGCTTTAGTTTTTACCCTATTCGGAATGGGGTTTGATGTAACTCACGCGAACCACGATTGCGAAAACCTAACTATCGAGATCGGCTCTGGTCGTGCTTATGGACGAGTTGGTGAAAATTTTGAACACCAGATAGACATAAGTGGTTCGGAACTCGAAGATGTTGATCTCAGCGGTTTGCCGAGAGGTCTTAGGTTTTTCGAGAACGACCTAGAGATAAGGGGAACACCGAGAGAAGAAGGAACTTTTGCTGTAGAGATAGTTGCCGAAAACGACTGTGATAGAGATACCGTTGATATTAGTGTTCATATTCGGGAAGCGTATTCTTCCGGAGTTGGAACAACTGGAGAAAGTGATCCTAACGTGACTTTGGATAGCGAACTTGTTATCAACAAAGACGGTACATACGTCTATTTGAGTCAAATTCCTTATACGGGAGTAGGTGACGTATTGCAAAGCTCTCTAGCTCTACTTGCTCTTTTGCTATGGATAGCCGCACTAAGTTACATAATGGCCGGACCGGAATTCAGGTCACGAGCTAAATCTGTCTTTTATTCATTCTTAGCGTTAGAAAACACGCCGAGTGTTCAAACAGTAATGGATAAAAGCGTTCTCGCTACAGAAGAAGAGTCTAATTATGAAGAGATGCCAATGTTCGTTACTTCATACACCGACGCAAAAGAGGAGTTTGATAGCGAAGAGCTACAAGACTTGCGCACCCAAGCTAATAAAGATAGAGCACTCTTTTCTGAGAAGGCGTTGCAGTACATTGTAACCAAAGCAAGTACTACAAACGAGAATTCTTCTGATGTTCTAAACTTAGTAATTGATCAGGCGAAAGGAATGTATCCACGCGAAGACGGGTATTTGAAAGTTAACGAAAGCCGGGTCAGAGCGATCCTTGGCTAGATCAGGTCAGAAATTACAATAAACAAAAAGCCGGTAAATATTTGCCGGCTTTTTGTTTATTCGCAAGTTTTTTAAACACTTATATCTCTAGAAGTATTTTTCTGTTTTAATAGATCGATGAGTTCGTCCACCTTTATTTCACCAAGTTTTCCTGAGTCGCGCGATTCTATAGAGATCGAATTATTTTTACTTTCACGGTCTCCAATTACTCCTATATAGGGAACTCGTTCCATTTTTGCGTTGCGTATACGCTTACCTAAAGAATCATTTTCATCAAGAACATCCACTCGCAAGCCTGCTTTTATGATCTGCTCGGCTATTTCATGGGTTATATCTTTCTGTTCTTCTGAAACTGGTACTAGTGAGATCTGCACCGGAGATAGCCATAGCGGTAACTTACCGGCAAAATGCTCCAATAAAATACCCATAAATCTATCTGGGGAGCCGATGATAGCCCTATGTATCAAAACCGGCCTTTTCTCATCTCCATTGTTATCAACGTAAGTAAGATCGAAACGTTCAGGCATACTAAAGTCCAATTGAACGGTAGATATTTGCCACTCTCTTCCGAGGGCATCATGGGCCATTATATCCATTTTAGGGCCGTAAAACGCCGCTTCGCCCGGAGCTTCAACATAATCTACGCCGTTTTGCTCCAACAGATCTTTTAACATACTCTGTGATCGTTCCCACAGGGAATCATCTCCTAAATATTTTTCTTTGTTTTCCGGATCTCTCAAAGAAAGCCTTATGTGATAATCCAACCCATAGATCTTGAGAGCAACTTGTACAACTTCCAGTATTTTATTGAACTCTTCTTCTATTTGATCTTCACTGCAAAAGACATGGCCGTCGTCTTGAGAAAAAAAGCGGAGGCGCGTCAAGCCGGCTAATTCACCCGGTTTTTCGTCTCGGTATAAGTTCGAGAAGTCTGCTATTCTGATCGGTAGATCTCTATAGCTCCGTTTTTTTGAAGCATATAATTGCGTATGTTGCGGACAATTCATTGGCTTCAGGTAATACTCCTCGTCTGTATAATGAGAACTCACCTTAAACATATCTTCTTCGTATTTTTGGTAGTGACCTGATATTTTAAATAGTTCAGCTTTGTTCATATTAGGAGTGTGAACTTCCTGGAAGCCGATCTTGGCATTTAGCTCACGCGAGAATTCAACTATTTTTGACCTCACAATATTGCCTTTCGGAGTAAAGATCGGCAGTCCTGGGCCGATCAATTCGGAAAAGACAAGCAGATCCAGTTCTTTGGCTAATTTACGGTGGTCGCGTTTTTTGGCCTCTTCGCGCATTTCCAAATAATTCGCAAGAGATTCTTTTGCTTCAAAGGCAAAACCGGAAATACGCACCAATTGGTCATTATTTTCATCACTCTGCCAATAGGCTCCGGAAATTGCATGGAGTTTAAATGCCTCGGGAACTAGATCGTTTATATCATCAACGTGTCCGCCGCGACAAAGATCAATAAAAGAACCTGATCTGTAAAGAGAAACTTTTTCTCCTTTGTCTTCAAATGAATCTATCAATTCGAGCTTATACTTATTATCTTTGAAATGTTCCCGAGCTTCTTCGGGGGTTACTTCAATACGCTCGAATCCTTCCCAGCTAGAAAGAATTTCTCGCATCTTGTTTTCAATTTTTTCTAATTCTTCCTCGGTTGGAATATTAGATTCAAAAGCAAAGTCATAGAAAAAACCGTTTTCAGTAGTAGGTCCGGTCGCAGGTAATGACCGCGGATACATTTGAGTAACTGCCGCTGCTAGTAAATGCGCGAATGAATGTCGGATCTTTTCAAGTTTTTCTTGGTCGTTCATAAATAAATATGTCTTAACTTTTGTATCGTAGCATATTAAGTCAATTTGTGTTTCTATTTTACCGCCTCAGCTTCTTCTTTTTCCTTTAGAAACCGTACTTGCTCAACTAATATACTAGCCTCGTTGTTGCGTTTGGAAAATTTACCTTTTACACATACGCAATTTTCGGCCTCCCAATAATCTTTAGTGTTTTTAAATGTATCAGGAAAAACGACTAATTCGATCGAATCAGAAAAATCGGAGAGTTTAACAAATGCCATCTTCTGTCCTTTTTTGGTTAGAATTATCTTTGTTTCATCAATTATCCCACATAGAGTAATAGTAGAATTTTCATGGGCTTTTTCTTTAACATCGATTACTTTCGCTTTGCGTTGACTTAACTCATAACTAAAACGCTCTAAGGGATGCCCGGATACATAAAGACCCAAAAGTTCTTTCTCCCAAGCAAGCTTTAGGCTCGAATTTATTTCTTCTCCCGGTTCCAACTGTAATTTTTCAATATCTGATTCAGCGCCCATAAGAGTAAAAAGAGAATCTTGGTTTTTTTCAGTTCGGGCTTCTTTGGAATAGGATAAAAGATAATCAAGGTTCTTTAACATAGTGCCTCTTGCCTCAAACGAATCCAAAGCACCACTTTTGATCAGTGCCTCCAGTGATTTTTTGTTGATATTTCTATCTTGCACCCTGGTAAGAAAATCCCCCAGTGAGCTGAAACGGCCATTCTTTTCTCGTTCCTCTATTATTGATTCCGTAATGCCCGCTCCAAAGTTCTTTATTGAAGTCAGTCCAAAGCGAATTTTTTGCTCACTCTCTTCGTTGACCACGGTAAAGTCAGCCATACTTTCATTAATATCAGGAGGCAAAACGTCAATGCCTATTCTGTTGCATTCATTGATTATCTCAGAGATCTTTTCGACCTCTCCGGAGTCAGCCGTTAGTACCGCCGCCATATATTCAACGGGGTAATTTGCTTTTAAGTATGCTGTTTGGTAGGCAACTCTGCCGTAACTGGCTGCGTGTGCCTTATTAAATCCGTAAGAAGCAAAAGGTTCGATCAATGACCATAACTCTTTGGCTTTCTCTTTTGACATTCCATTCTCTACCAGTCCATCGAGCAACTTGTTCTTTTGTCGCTCCATTTCGGCGGGTATTTTTTTACCCATCGCCTTACGCAATTTATCTACTTCTAGCCAGGAAAAACCACCAAGGTTTATGGCGATCATCAAAACGTCGTCTTGGTATGTTATTACACCGAAAGTTTGATCCAATATGCTTTCAAGCCGCGGATCCAAATATTGTATTAACTCTGGATTGTGCTTGCGTTCGATGTAAGTAGGGATCGTTTCCATAGGACCTGGCCTATAGAGTGCGACCATAGCGTTGATGTCTTGAATACGCGTCGGCTTAAGATCTTTAAGAAAACGAGTCATTCCTGATCCATTCAGCTGAAAAAGTGCCATGGTTTCTCCGCGCGCAAGCATCTCGAACGTTTTCGTGTCATCAAGGGGTATATTCTCAATATCTATATCAATTCCTCTAGTATGATCAATGATCTCGATCGCGTTTGACAATATCGAAAGATTCTTTAGGCCTAAGAAGTCAAATTTGATCAGCCCGGCATCTTCTACGCCGTGCATATCGTATTGAGTTATTACCTTACCGGCTTTGGGATCAACCTGGATCGGTACAAAATCGGTTACGTCCGTAGGCGAGATCACCACCCCGGCGGCGTGTACGGAAATGTGTCTAGCGCATCCTTCTATCTTTTGGGCTAAGTCGATGATCTCTTTAACTTCGGAGTCTTCGTCGTACATCTTTTTGAGATCTTCTTCTACCTCCATGGCGTGTGCGATCGTCATAGGGAAACCTTGTGAGCCAAAAGGAATTAGTTTTGCGATCTTATCGCCCGTCGCGTATGGATAACCGAGAGCTCTCGCGACGTCACGCACCGCTCCTCTGGCGGCCATTGTTCCAAAAGTACCAATTTGAGCTACCTTACTTTCCCCGTATTTATTTTTTGCGTATTCTAGTATCTCGTCTCTACGATTATCAGCGTAGTCCATATCAATATCCGGAGCTTTTGGTCGTTCGGGATTTAAGAAGCGTTCAAAGGGTAATTTGTACTCGATCGGATCTACTGTTGTAATGCCGGTCAAATAAGTTGTTAAGGAACCCGCTACCGAACCCCTGATCGTAGAAAAAATTCTATTTTCACGAGCGTACCTTAACAGATCAGCTACGATCAGAAGATAGATCGAAAATCCTTTGCTTTTAATAACTTCAAGCTCGTATTCGAGTCTATTAACGTATTCATCGGTTTGCGGTAATCCTTGTTCTTCAAATCCCGCAAAAGCAATCTCACGTAAAACTTCATCCGCGCTCTTATTGTTAGGCAAGGGGTAATCCGGAAAAGTCCAGCTACCTAGATCCAGTTCAACATTGACTTTGTCAGCTACTTTCTGAGTATTTTCGACGGCTTCCGGTATGTCTTTGTAGATCTTCTTGGCTTCTTCGGTGGTAATGAAGGAGTAATCGCCGTTTAAAGTAAAGTTCTTGTTGTTAGTATTAATATGAAGAAGTGTATTGTGCGCTTCTTTGTCGTCTTTATGAAGGTAATGCGAGTCCCAGGTGGCTACTAGAGGCAGATCGAATGCCTTTGCTATCTCTATCATTTTCGGAATTAACGGAGTATACCATTCAACTTCTTCATGTTTCATGACTTCAATAAAAACATTTTCCTTGCCATAAATTTCAATATAAAAGTTTAGTAACTCTTCAGCTTCTTTTCTTTTCTTGTTGTATAGTAAATTAACGAATTTCCCCGAAGGACAGCCGGTAAGACATATTAGTCCCTCGCTGTATTCACGAAGCAATTCATTGTCTACTCGAGGCTTATAGTAAAATCCCTCAAGTGCTGCAATCGAGACTAGTTTGAGCAAGTTCTTGTACCCGCTATTATTACGAGCTAACAGAGTCAAGTGATACCTTTTATCATCAATTCCCGCCTGTTTATCAAAGCGAGAGCGCTCGGCAACGTAGAGTTCGGAACCGATTATGGGTTTAATGTCCGCGTCTTTGCATTCCTTGTAAAATTCGATCGCGCCATGAAGATTACCGTGATCGGTTAGCCCTAAGGCAGGCATGCCAAGCTCTTTGGCTTTTTTTACTAAATCAGGAACCTTAGAAAGTCCATCCAAAAGCGAGTAATGAGAGTGTGTGTGGAGATGAATAAACTTAGAGTCTTCCTTCATGTGCTCAGTATAACACTTATAAATATTCCACAGAATTAAATTGTATTTGTTCTGTATACTGAGAATATGAAAACGGTTATAGGAGTTGACGAAGTAGGAAGAGGGCCTCTCGCCGGTCCGGTAGTGGTCTCTGCCTTCAGACTAAGAACGAAAAGTACATTCGCGAAAAAAACAAAGATCTTAGACTCAAAAAAACTATCAGAGAAAGAACGGGAGGAGTACTACAGCAAGATCTTAGAGGAGAGATCAAAGGGCAACGTTGATTTTGCGACTGCTTCAGTTGGAGCAAAAGTAATTGATAGAGAAAATATCAGTAGATCTCTCAGGTACGGAATAAAAAAAGCTTTGAAAAAAATTAACGCCCTGGAAGAAGAGAAAATTCTTCTGGATGGTTCTCTTTATGCTCCCAAAAAATTTATTGATCAAGAGACAATAATTAAAGGTGACGAGAAGGAAAAAGTGATCGCCCTTTCGTCAATAGTAGCCAAGGTAGAAAGGGATAGGAAAATGATCAGACTAGTCTAAAAAGTATCCGCAATACGCCTTAGAAAAACATAAAGGATATGGAACTAAAGAGCACAGAGAATTAATATCAAAATATGGTTTATCGCCCATTCACAGATCAACTTATTGCAAAAACTTTATCGCTCAGAAAAAGAGATCCGCTTGAACAAAAATAATAAATATGTATAATCGGTATCACTATGTCAATACGAATGCGCCACACAAAAGGTCATACCGGTAATCGGCGTGCCCACCACGGATTGAAGGAGCCGCGTTTAACAAGAGACACAGAGACAAATAGCTACCACCTCAGACACAGAGTAGATATGAAAACTGGAATGTATCGAGGTAGAAAGGTATTTGAAACTGTTGACGCGTCGCCCGCAGAAGAGAATAAAGAGAGCAGTACCGAGGGTGAGAAAGACACTAAAAAAAGCTCTTAGTGCCTTGTTCTTTTGCTGAATTCGTGTACACTAACAGGTAAATAGCACTAGTTAGCACCTTTGAAATGGCGAATCGTCACCTATCACGATCAATAGTCCTACAGACCCTATTTGAATGGGATTTTAATAATATACCCGAGGAATCAACGAGTGATGTCCTTGAATTCAACGCAAAAGAGTTTGCGCCTGAGTTGAATGACTTCTCCTTTATGGCCGAGCTCTTGCATGGCGTTCTAGATAAGCAAGATAAGCTTGATGTGATTATCACGGAGGCGGCTCCTGATTGGCCATTGGAAAAAATTTCAATTGTAGATCGTAATATTTTAAGGATCGGCCTTTATGAACTTTTGTTTGCCAATAGGGAAGAAGTGCCGCCAAAAGTTGCAATAAACGAAGCGATCGAACTAGCTAAATCATTTGGAGGCGAATCCAGTGGGCGCTTTATAAACGGTGTCTTAGGTGCCGTCTATAAAGAAATGGGTGAGCCCGGGAAAGATGAGAAAAGTGTAAAGAAAGAGAAAAGTAAATTCAACAGAACTTACGAAGAAATGCCTGTAAAAAGGTTGTGTGGGGCGGTTGTGTATTCTGAAAATAATAGTTCTTATTATTTAGCGTTAGTTCATGATGTTTTTGGACACTGGACACTTACAAAAGGGCACGTCAAAGACGGCGAAACAGATAGTCTGGGCGCCAAAAGGGTAATAAAAGAAGAATTGGGATTAGAGGCGGACATCACCGAGGAGCTCGGCAAGAACGAATATGTTGCCTCAGATCCTGAATTAGGGAAAATAAGAAAGCAAGTAACCTACTTTTTGGCCAAGGCTCCATATGATGAATTAAAACTCGATACAGACGGAGGGCTTGATGATTGTAAGTGGTATGAACTCAATGACATTTTAGATCTGAATTTTTATAACGACATACTTCCAATTGTTACAAAAGCGATCAAAACACTCGTATCTGAAGATAAAGTCAATTAGCCAGAGACATACTATGAAAGATATCAGCAAGTTCGAGGAACAGTTAGGTGTAAATTTTAATGACAAAGACATTCTTCTGCGAGCTTTTGTTCACAGATCATACGTAAACGAAAACCGTGATTTTACTCTTGGTCATAATGAACGCCTTGAATTTCTCGGTGATGCCGTTCTTGAATTGGTAGTAACCGAAGAATTGTACAAAAGATTTCCTAATAAAAACGAAGGTGAACTGACAGCGATCAGAGCAGCTGTTGTAAATACAAAATCTCTTTCAAGCGCCGCCAAGAAACTAAAAATGGGAGATTTTTTATTTTTGTCCAAGGGTGAGTCCAAAAGTACCGGGAGGGCGCGCAGTTATATTCTAGCCAACACGTTTGAATCAGTAGTCGGAGCGATCTACATTGATCAGGGTTACAAGCCAGCTAAAAAGTTTATCGGTGATAATCTCTTTGAAATGATCGAGCCGATAGTGACTGAAAAACTTTGGGTAGACGCTAAAAGCTTGTTTCAAGAGAAAGCGCAAGAAATTCACGGAACAACACCAGAGTACAAAGTTATTTCAGAAAGTGGTCCCGACCATGACAAGAAATTCACTATGGGTGTCTATCTAGACAATAAACTCATAGGTAAAGGCAGTGGATCCTCTAAGCAAGACGCGGAGCAAGAAGCGGCAGAGGCAGGCCTCAAAGAAAATGAATGGATATAAAATATGAAACTGAAGTTTATTGAAATAAAAGGTTTTAAATCTTTTGCAAAAAAAGAGCAGTTGTCTTTTAGTAAGAACATAACGGCAATAGTCGGACCAAATGGTTCCGGGAAGTCCAACGTAGCCGAGGCGTTCCGTTTTGTCCTGGGAGAGCAATCTATGAAATCATTGCGGTCCAAGAAAACCGAAGATCTCCTTTTTAATGGTTCAACTTCTTTGCCCAGAACCAATCGTGCTAGCGTTAGCCTAACTTTTGATAACTCAAACCGCGAAATAGAAAGAGCATTTGATGAAATTGAAATAGAAAGAATTATTCACAGAGACTCTACGAGCGAATATTATATAAATGGCAGTCCGGTTAGACTCAAAGATGTAATTGATATCCTGTCCACATCAAAAATTGGCACAGCCGGGCATAACATCATTTCACAAGGAGAAGCGGATAAAATGCTCAAAATGGGAGCAATAGAAAGGAGAGAGTATGTAGAAGAGGCAATTGGATTGACTCAATATAGGATCAAGAAAAGAGATGCTCTTAAAAAACTCGTAAAAACTGAGGAAAACTTGGTGTCCGTTCGCTCTCTTGCGCGTGAGCACGCGCCGCACCTACGTTATCTGGAGCGTGAAATGTCACAAATTGAAAAAAGAAAGGAGTTAATAGAAGAGTTGAAAACAAAGATCAATGAATATGCCAAGCTATTCCTTCCTCACCGCACTAAACTAATTCAACTAAACGAAAAAGAGCTTCAAGATACGCAAACAAAAATAGACGAAATAGACAGGGCGATCAAAGAAAATTTGAGAGAAAAGGAAGCGCATTCATTTGAAGAAAGAAGGGAAGAGCTACGCTCCAAAATACAAAACACAACAAACGAAATAGAAAATCTGAAAAGCAAACGAAGTGAGATCGAAAGATCAATAGGGAGAATGGAAGCAAAATTGGAAATCCTGAAGACAGGTAATACAAAACAAACTTCGGCTGGCAATAGAGAGATCAATAGCGAAAAGATCGACGAAATTATTGATTTACTCAAAAGAACGCTAGACGAAGACTCTTTAGAGAAAATCAAAGAAACAATAAAAAAAGCCATTTCGATATACGAAAAAGGTTCCGCTGATGTATCCGAAGAAAAAGATCATGAAAGAGAGGATCCTTCAGTTGTCGAGGAGCTAAACAAGCTTAATCATGAATTTGAAAAAATTGTTGAAGAAGAAAACGGTCTCTTGAACGACAAGGAAGCATTTGAAAAGCAAATTTCTGAGTTGTTTCAGGAAGAGGAAAAAGA of Candidatus Campbellbacteria bacterium contains these proteins:
- a CDS encoding AAA family ATPase, producing the protein MKLKFIEIKGFKSFAKKEQLSFSKNITAIVGPNGSGKSNVAEAFRFVLGEQSMKSLRSKKTEDLLFNGSTSLPRTNRASVSLTFDNSNREIERAFDEIEIERIIHRDSTSEYYINGSPVRLKDVIDILSTSKIGTAGHNIISQGEADKMLKMGAIERREYVEEAIGLTQYRIKKRDALKKLVKTEENLVSVRSLAREHAPHLRYLEREMSQIEKRKELIEELKTKINEYAKLFLPHRTKLIQLNEKELQDTQTKIDEIDRAIKENLREKEAHSFEERREELRSKIQNTTNEIENLKSKRSEIERSIGRMEAKLEILKTGNTKQTSAGNREINSEKIDEIIDLLKRTLDEDSLEKIKETIKKAISIYEKGSADVSEEKDHEREDPSVVEELNKLNHEFEKIVEEENGLLNDKEAFEKQISELFQEEEKDRSKEYQKASLETQKGSIKQKIDSLKSEVKDFYSLLEEVVYVTGINVPKENLDPNNDITRIEVSNDDLREKEREVEKLKLRIETMQVGNQKETEREYKLAKERAEFLDREIEDLEKTIEKLHSVAQELDEKIEYEFSIGLKEISDHFSNFFSHMFAGGKAELTKTVVTKKTKDEEKLSETGVEIGLTIPNKKIKSIAMLSGGEKTLVSIALIFALSQVNPPPFLILDETDAALDEANSKRYAEALTELAKRSQLILITHNRETMSHAGMLYGITMGKRAASELLSVDLEEAEKITQ